TAATTTCTCTCCCTTTTCATGTAATAAAACCAGTATACTAAATTTCAGTCTAATCGTCACTATAAATTTGTAACGATTGACAAAAGAAAGCGTATTCCGACATAATTTTGTCACAATTCCCTAATATTCATAGTTATATAGAATCGTTACGTTTGATGTGGTGTATTTCCAGTTTTGAAACACGAGAGAAGCTATTCTAGTTTTCATTAGTAAGTCAACTTAAAATGTATTGTTGTTAAATCATGTGAAATTAAAATAACCGACACCCATAAAACGGAGGCATCGATTAAGTCGTTATTTTGTTACGGAATATAGATCGGTATATTTCATGTCTAACATTTCTTTAACTGCGGCCATGTTGTGAATTTTCCAAGGTTTTGGTGAAAGGGAAATGTAGCCGTCTTGTTCTAATTTACGTAGATTTGTTGCGACATAAGCACGCGCCAAGTTTAAGTACTTGCCAATGACTTTTTGTGTAAAGTAATATGGGATTAAGTAGGAGCCATCTGGTTCAGCGCGACCGAAGCGTTCTGCAACGATAACCAAGCCTGCTAAAACTTTTTTGTCGGACGGTAGATTAGATAAGGATTCACGTACTAGAATCGGATGGGTAAAGTTTAAGTAGAAGAAATAAGCGTACCAAAAACTTTCTTGGCTGAAAGTGATTTTATCAATGACGTATTGGCGCTCGAATTGTAGTAGTGTGACTTCGCTGACAGCTGTGTAGGCAACGGGAGATATCGCATTTTCAAGGACGCTCAAAAATCCTAAAATATCATCGGGACCGCAGAAAGTGAGAATAGAATCATCTTTTACTGTTCCTTTTGACATCGCAACCATCCCTTTTTTTACCACGTAGAAATAATGGTTTGCAGAGCCTTCTTCCATAATGGTCTCGTTGCGCCGGTAAGTTAGTTCCTTGTAAGGCGGTGGTCCTTCGATTGAATCCATCAAAGTGGCAAGCAATTTGTCGGTATCGAAATTTTTTTTCAAATTATTGTAATCATATAAAGTCATAGTTTGGCCCCTTTTCTCAGTGAGTTTCAACTATATTATATCGAAGGGGACAGGGTTTGTATAACGTTTTCCCTTGA
The sequence above is drawn from the Listeria weihenstephanensis genome and encodes:
- a CDS encoding Crp/Fnr family transcriptional regulator, with the translated sequence MTLYDYNNLKKNFDTDKLLATLMDSIEGPPPYKELTYRRNETIMEEGSANHYFYVVKKGMVAMSKGTVKDDSILTFCGPDDILGFLSVLENAISPVAYTAVSEVTLLQFERQYVIDKITFSQESFWYAYFFYLNFTHPILVRESLSNLPSDKKVLAGLVIVAERFGRAEPDGSYLIPYYFTQKVIGKYLNLARAYVATNLRKLEQDGYISLSPKPWKIHNMAAVKEMLDMKYTDLYSVTK